A single window of Vidua chalybeata isolate OUT-0048 chromosome 7, bVidCha1 merged haplotype, whole genome shotgun sequence DNA harbors:
- the MAIP1 gene encoding m-AAA protease-interacting protein 1, mitochondrial: MALRCAAPGRVRWLARALAGSARLLPPAAAAPGPPGPARTRPPQLSARFASSAGSGTEGPQRRVMVVRITSPFAWLRTRFYYLLIRLYFDQEFSIEEFTRGAKQAFSVVSKLLSQRKLDLLEELVSAEVLQVLKEKISLLPDSHRDALAADIDAIMYTTEGDVRIYYDDDGRKFVSILMCFWYLNGANLPDEVPGEAKVFQIVFGDENTKEKKHLLTANYEFQREFTEGAKPDWTITRIEHPRLLE, encoded by the exons ATGGCGCTGCGCTGCGCGGCCCCGGGCCGTGTCCGCTGGCTGGCGCGGGCGCTGGCGGGCTCTGCCCGGCTCCTGCCGCCGGCCGCAGCCGCACCGggcccgccgggccccgcccggACCCGTCCGCCCCAGCTCAGCGCTCGGTTCGCCAGCAGCGCCGGATCTGGGACCGAGGGCCCTCAGCGGCGTGTCATGGTAGTGAGAATCACCAGCCCCTTCGCCTGGCTCCGCACCCGTTTCTACTACCTGCTCATCCGCCTCTACTTCGACCAGGAATTCAGCATCGAGGAGTTCACGCGGGGAGCCAAGCAG gccttttctgttgtttcaaaGCTGCTGTCTCAGCGTAAACTTGACCTGCTGGAAGAACTTGTATCAGCAGAG GTACTTCAGGTGCTGAAGGAAAAGATTTCTTTGCTCCCTGACAGCCACAGGGATGCTTTAGCAGCTGACATTGATGCAATCATGTACACAACAGAAGGAGATGTTCGCATTTACTATGATGATGATG GAAGAAAGTTTGTTAGCATCCTGATGTGCTTCTGGTATCTAAATGGTGCTAATCTACCTGACGAAGTACCAGGTGAAGCCAAAGTCTTCCAGATTGTGTTTGGAgatgaaaacacaaaagaaaagaaacatcttttAACAGCAAACTACGA GTTCCAAAGGGAGTTTACAGAAGGAGCAAAACCAGACTGGACTATTACACGGATTGAACATCCAAGGCTATTAGAATAA
- the TYW5 gene encoding tRNA wybutosine-synthesizing protein 5: MERREQRAVAVERLDGVTRERFLRDIYPRRKPVVLTGLELGTCTTKWTIDYLSQAEGSKEVKIHVSAVPQMDFLSKNFVYRTLPFDAFVRRAAEVKHKEYFLTEDEKYYLRSVGDDVRKDIADIRKQFPILAEDVCIPEYFEKEQFFSSVFRISSAGLQLWTHYDVMDNFLIQVTGRKRVVLYSPRDAPYLYLSGTKSEVLDVDNPDVEKYPLFVKAKRYQCVLEAGDVLFIPALWFHNVISEEFGVALNVFWKHLPAESYDKTDTYGNKDPMAASRAIQILDRALKTLEELPEEYRDFYARRMVLRIQEKAYRNDYG; the protein is encoded by the exons ATGGAGCGGCGGGAGCAGCGGGCGGTGGCCGTGGAGCGGCTGGACGGGGTGACGCGGGAGCGCTTCCTGCGGGACATCTACCCGCGG AGAAAGCCAGTAGTGCTGACAGGACTGGAACTGGGCACTTGCACCACCAAATGGACAATAGATTACTTGAGCCAAGCTGAAGGATCTAAAGAAGTAAAGATTCACGTTTCTGCAGTGCCACAGATGGATTTCCTCAGTAAGAACTTTGTGTATAG aacTCTGCCTTTTGATGCATTTGTACGAAGAGCAGCTGAAGTCAAGCACAAGGAGTACTTTCTTACTGAG GATGAAAAGTACTATTTGCGATCAGTGGGTGACGATGTTAGGAAG GATATTGCAGATATCAGGAAGCAGTTTCCTATTTTAGCAGAAGATGTTTGTATTCCAGAGTATTTTGAGAAGGAACAGTTTTTCTCTAGTGTCTTCCGCATCAGCTCAGCTGGATTACAGTTGTGGACACATTATGAT GTAATGGACAACTTCTTGATCCAAGTCACAGGGAGAAAACGAGTTGTTTTGTACAGTCCTCGAGATGCaccatatttatatttatcag GTACTAAATCAGAGGTGCTGGATGTGGATAACCCAGACGTGGAGAAGTATCCCCTTTTTGTGAAAGCCAAGCGCTATCAATGTGTTTTGGAAGCAGGAGATGTGTTATTTATTCCAG CTTTATGGTTCCATAATGTAATTTCTGAGGAATTTGGAGTGGCACTGAATGTCTTTTGGAAGCACCTTCCTGCTGAGTCCTATGATAAGACTGACACTTATGGAAATAAGGATCCCATGGCAGCCTCTAGAGCTATACAGATCTTGGACAGAGCCTTGAAAACACTTGAAGAACTACCTGAGGAATATAGGGATTTTTATGCTCGGAGAATGGTGTTACGTATCCAAGAAAAGGCCTATAGGAATGATTATGGATAA
- the C7H2orf69 gene encoding mitochondrial protein C2orf69 homolog gives MSRRCRSAAAALLRGLAGPAALCLGSAMSLCGAPAACAAGPAGGGGGFSAARLSPPWLRLPEVPGAEPHRTNELLLLLPPPAPRGPAPSPQHHVVYFPGDVQNYHDIMSCHPENFQWEHWSFENVATILARRFPSSFIWVIKCSRMHLHKFSCYDNFVTSNMFGAPEHSTDFGAFKHLHALLVNAFRLSQNILLSQKSVHGVSKDAKVAACKSQPQSVPTTNGCSAKERERDCECSNNSAVNVMVPSAVGAASFTLIGFSKGCVVLNQLLYELKEAKKDKNTDAFLKNIKAIYWLDGGHSGGSNTWVTYPEMLKELAETGIKVHAHVTPYQVFDTMRSWIGREHEKFVQILEEFGVEINDQLHFADEVPSLDNHFRVHEVF, from the exons ATGAGCCGGCGCTGCcgctcggccgccgccgcgctgcTGCGGGGGCtcgccggccccgccgcgctgTGCCTGGGCAGCGCCATGAGCCTCTGCGGGGCGCCGGCCGCCTGCGCCGCGGGGcctgcgggcggcggcggggggtTCTCCGCGGCGCGGCTGAGCCCGCCGTGGCTGCGGCTGCCCGAGGTGCCGGGCGCTGAGCCGCACCGCACCaacgagctgctgctgctgctgccgccgccggccccgcgcggcccggccccgTCGCCGCAGCACCACGTCGTGTACTTCCCGGGGGACGTGCAG aactATCATGACATCATGTCTTGCCACCCAGAAAACTTTCAGTGGGAGCACTGGAGTTTTGAAAATGTTGCTACCATACTCGCTCGCCGGTTCCCCAGTAGCTTTATTTGGGTCATAAAGTGTTCTCGAATGCACCTGCACAAATTCAGTTGTTATGACAATTTTGTGACGAGTAACATGTTTGGAgcaccagagcacagcactgacTTTGGAGCTTTCAAGCATCTCCATGCTTTGCTGGTTAATGCATTCAGACTCTCTCAGAATATTCTGCTGTCCCAGAAAAGTGTGCATGGTGTCAGCAAGGATGCAAAAGTAGCTGCTTGTAAATCACAGCCACAGTCTGTTCCTACAACAAATGGCTGCTCAGccaaagaaagggagagagattGTGAATGCTCTAATAATTCTGCTGTGAACGTCATGGTACCGTCTGCTGTAGGTGCAGCATCGTTTACGTTGATTGGCTTCAGTAAAGGTTGTGTGGTTTTGAACCAGCTGCTTTATGAGCTGAAGGAAGCCAAAAAAGACAAGAATACAGATGCCTtcttaaaaaacataaaagcaattTACTGGCTGGATGGTGGTCACTCGGGAGGAAGCAACACTTGGGTTACTTACcctgaaatgctgaaagaacTTGCAGAGACAGGAATTAAAGTTCATGCTCACGTTACACCGTACCAAGTGTTTGACACAATGAGGTCATGGATTGGGAGAGAGCATGAGAAATTTGTACAGATACTTGAAGAATTTGGTGTGGAAATAAATGATCAACTGCATTTTGCTGATGAAGTTCCCTCCTTAGACAACCATTTCAGAGTTCATGAAGTATTTTGA